Proteins encoded within one genomic window of Halorussus salilacus:
- a CDS encoding sulfatase — MDTTDTSNVVLITVDSLRADAIGPYAPERHTPVIDSLADRGTVFDHAFATGNWTPFSFPSILASRPVFADTGRIGVDESTTLPTALSETGVSTGGFNAANGFLTSHWGYDDGFDEFEPFVASVGSSIYSRYLATHPTVEAWIQLATAPIRRLGSKLRGNTDDRPFLDTSRMFDVEHAARSFIEDRDSPFFLWVHYMDTHTPYVPAPRYIREVSSNLLGTHRMLHAHTRTGLGLEVGERTLADLRTLYQAAVRQVDASIGRLLDTLSANGVADETAVVLAGDHGEEFQEHGHLAHYPKLYDELIRVPLVVDVPGDSGGRVERQVGLDAIPPTVTDLLDVDPAPDWRGETLVPSVLGDEPPVDEPVVSVAVRGEEVTAQPIPRSLSDGDLLVSVRDRDWTYIENVDEGSTELYYRPSDPDQQEDLSTDPTAEQRRVIERFGRLAEGHAAALRDRTESATDDDDIDAGLEARLEALGYR; from the coding sequence ATGGACACCACCGACACCTCGAACGTCGTCCTCATCACGGTCGATTCGCTCCGGGCCGACGCAATCGGTCCGTACGCGCCCGAGCGCCACACGCCGGTGATTGACTCCCTCGCCGACCGCGGTACCGTGTTCGACCACGCGTTCGCGACCGGCAACTGGACGCCGTTCTCGTTCCCGTCGATCCTCGCCTCGCGCCCCGTGTTCGCGGATACGGGGCGAATCGGCGTCGACGAGTCGACGACGCTCCCGACGGCGCTGTCGGAGACCGGCGTCTCGACCGGCGGATTCAACGCCGCGAACGGCTTTCTCACCTCCCACTGGGGGTACGACGACGGGTTCGACGAGTTCGAGCCGTTCGTCGCCAGCGTCGGGTCGAGCATCTACAGTCGCTATCTCGCGACCCATCCCACCGTCGAGGCGTGGATACAACTGGCGACCGCTCCGATTCGACGCCTCGGCTCGAAGCTCCGCGGGAACACCGACGACCGGCCGTTTCTCGACACCTCCAGGATGTTCGACGTCGAGCACGCCGCGAGGTCGTTCATCGAGGACCGGGACTCGCCGTTCTTCCTGTGGGTCCACTACATGGACACCCACACGCCGTACGTCCCCGCGCCTCGCTACATCCGGGAGGTGTCCTCGAACCTGCTCGGGACCCACCGGATGCTCCACGCACACACCCGGACCGGACTGGGGCTGGAGGTCGGCGAGCGGACGCTCGCCGACCTCCGGACGCTCTATCAGGCGGCGGTCCGGCAGGTCGACGCGAGCATCGGTCGGCTCCTAGACACACTGTCGGCCAACGGCGTCGCCGACGAGACCGCCGTCGTCCTCGCGGGCGACCACGGCGAGGAGTTCCAGGAACACGGCCACCTCGCCCACTACCCGAAGCTGTACGACGAGCTGATCCGGGTCCCGCTGGTCGTCGACGTCCCCGGAGACTCGGGCGGCCGGGTCGAACGGCAGGTGGGGCTGGACGCGATTCCGCCGACGGTGACCGACCTGCTGGACGTCGACCCCGCGCCGGACTGGCGGGGCGAGACGCTCGTGCCGAGCGTCCTCGGCGACGAACCGCCGGTCGACGAACCGGTGGTCTCGGTGGCCGTCCGCGGCGAGGAGGTGACCGCCCAGCCCATCCCCCGGTCGCTCTCGGACGGCGACCTGCTGGTGAGCGTCCGCGACCGGGACTGGACCTACATCGAGAACGTCGACGAGGGCTCGACGGAGCTGTACTACCGGCCCTCCGACCCGGACCAGCAGGAGGACCTCTCGACCGACCCGACCGCCGAGCAACGGCGCGTAATCGAGCGCTTCGGTCGGCTCGCCGAGGGCCACGCCGCCGCGTTGCGCGACCGGACGGAGAGTGCGACGGACGAC